From the Musa acuminata AAA Group cultivar baxijiao chromosome BXJ1-2, Cavendish_Baxijiao_AAA, whole genome shotgun sequence genome, one window contains:
- the LOC135601132 gene encoding uncharacterized protein LOC135601132 isoform X5, whose translation MASKLLVEYFLLHLYFLLDGIYSVVLKKSNDKLTYGENSMVFEIVSLEKTENWHFPNPESLLLFPSGIILWKNCRSNWIPARIFDRTFHMEILKESLLRTIQDIDATFSKETLQKNLESGSTATVVLIVDGDVLAANVGDSKALLCTEGLRHHNRKGNLSRINRQRRSKNAIFPVGQNGQLELATNGGPNYFVKELTVDHHADREDERSRIEAAGGYVVEWAGVVRVNGELAVSRAIGDMAFKNYGVVSTPEMTDWQQITRNDSYLIAASDGVFEKLTMQEVCDLLWYEKLKANVKAEYIHSVTYTLADLLVNTAFERGTMDNMAIVVIPLKSSGTFVENVFDVDETSDLSLLELQKKLANDAINTRLVPMEYYNNIASKFDRFLVETEQRRLGCFYLSENLNEDMDYVFQGPKESQKGGEHGLYQSLLDSDMSYHSGGPLERYKDQKLCWHFGIHDGDRGQCTSPDVFAKFLGLLDSIPYSDIRPDSSESFAYKIPNFRYVLKRRFDRGSYGEVWLAFHWNCSQDSDIYNSSHKNLYHFASSLHMDTSKCNMSASSKTSNRHCSTDQRDSNLFILKRIMVERGTNAYLSGLREKYFGELFSNASTSLGGSITETPTTFSVDIQSDFSDLLQKNMSDNDEVDDIFDSTNTYARNYGAMPISYEEGLKHIARYVESFESESKELWLVFSNEGMSLSKLIYTAEESKSFTDNERDEKVRNVRVLRPSSWWHWLRTTEAGQNEMKDLIWQLLLALKACHDRNVTHRDIKPENMIVCLEDVDTGRCLSEIPNGDRQNHLKMRIIDFGSAIDDFTMKHLYGSGPTRSEQTFEYTPPEALLNASWFQGPKSVTLKYDMWSVGVVMLELILGSPHVFEINDRTRALLDQHLEGWSEHTKELAYKLRSYMELCILIPGISPQHYPTGVKKGHVGVSPASWKCSEESFSLQVKSRDPLKLGFQDVWALRLVRQLLVWHPEDRLSVDEALRHPYFQPHY comes from the exons ATGGCTTCCAAGCTTTtggttgaatactttcttctccaCCTCTATTTTCTTTTGGATGGGATATACTCAGTGGTTCTAAAGAAATCTAATGACAAGTTGACATATGGAGAAAACAGCATGGTTTTTGAAATTGTTAGTCTCGAGAAAACAGAGAACTGGCACTTTCCCAATCCAGAAAG TTTGTTGCTGTTTCCAAGTGGAATTATACTATGGAAAAATTGCAGGTCCAACTGGATACCAGCTAGAATTTTTGACAGGACTTTTCATATGGAAATACTAAAGGAATCATTGTTGAGGACAATCCAGGATATTGATGCAACATTTTCCAAGGAAA CTTTGCAGAAAAATCTCGAGTCGGGTTCTACTGCCACTGTTGTTCTGATAGTTGATGGTGATGTTTTAGCTGCTAATGTTGGTGACTCAAAAGCTCTTTTGTGTACTGAGGGTTTGCGGCATCATAATCGAAAAG GTAATTTGTCAAGGATAAATCGACAAAGGAGAAGTAAAAATGCCATATTTCCTGTTGGTCAGAATGGACAACTGGAGTTGGCAACCAATGGTGGACCAAATTATTTTGTTAAGGAGCTCACAGTGGACCATCATGCTGACAGAGAAGACGAAAGAAGCCGAATTGAAGCTGCTGGTGGATACGTTGTTGAGTGGGCTGGTGTGGTTCGGGTCAATGGTGAGCTGGCTGTATCTCGGGCTATAGGTGATATGGCTTTTAAAAA TTATGGTGTGGTCTCTACACCCGAGATGACAGATTGGCAACAGATAACAAGAAATGACAGTTATTTGATTGCGGCATCTGATGGAGTCTTTGAAAAGCTGACCATGCAAGAAGTTTGTGATCTGTTATGGTATGAGAAACTAAAAGCTAATGTGAAGGCGGAGTATATTCACAGTGTGACATACACTTTAGCTGATCTTTTAGTGAACACTGCTTTTGAAAGGGGTACCATGGACAACATGGCAATTGTAGTCATTCCTTTGAAATCTTCTGGGACTTTTGTGGAAAATGTGTTTGATGTAGATGAAACCTCTGACTTGTCATTGTTGGAATTGCAGAAAAAATTAG CAAATGATGCAATTAATACACGCCTTGTACCAATGGAGTACTACAACAACATCGCATCGAAGTTTGATCGGTTTTTG GTTGAAACAGAACAGAGAAGACTTGGTTGCTTTTATCTGTCGGAAAATCTGAATGAGGACATGGATTATGTTTTCCAAGGACCGAAAGAATCTCAAAAAGGTGGAGAGCATGGCTTATATCAGTCATTACTTGACTCAGATATGTCATATCACA GTGGAGGGCCTTTAGAACGTTATAAAGACCAAAAGTTATGCTGGCACTTCGGGATCCACGATGGAGACAGAGGTCAATGTACTAGTCCTGATGTGTTTGCTAAGTTTCTGGGTTTGCTAGACTCAATTCCTTACAGTGATATCAGACCCGACTCTTCAGAATCATTTGCATACAAAATACCCAATTTCAG GTATGTCTTAAAGAGGAGGTTTGATCGTGGATCATATGGCGAAGTTTGGTTGGCCTTTCATTGGAATTGTTCCCAGGATAGTGATATATACAACAGCAGCCATAAAAACTTGTATCATTTTGCTTCGAGTCTGCATATGGATACATCTAAGTGCAATATGAGTGCAAGTTCTAAAACATCCAATAGACATTGCTCTACTGATCAGAGGGACAGCAATTTGTTCATTCTGAAGCGGATAATG GTGGAGAGAGGGACCAATGCTTACCTGAGTGGACTGCGTGAAAAGTACTTTGGAGAACTTTTTTCAAATGCTTCTACGTCTCTAGGGGGTTCAATTACAGAAACACCAACAACCTTTTCTGTAGATATACAATCTGATTTCTCTGATCTTTTGCAAAAGAACATGTCAGATAATGATGAGGTGGATGATATCTTTGATTCAACAAATACTTACGCTAGGAATTATGGAGCAATGCCGATAAGCTATGAAGAAGGTTTAAAACATATAGCTAGATATGTAGAATCATTTGAGTCAGAATCAAAAGAATTATGGCTTGTTTTTAGCAATGAAGGAATGTCTCTATCAAAGCTGATATATACAGCAGAAGAATCAAAATCATTCACCGATAATGAAAGGGATGAAAAAGTGAGGAATGTTAGAGTACTACGTCCTTCTTCCTGGTGGCACTGGTTAAGGACGACAGAAGCAGGACAAAACGAAATGAAAGACCTCATATGGCAGCTG TTACTGGCTCTCAAAGCTTGTCATGATCGCAATGTCACCCATAGAGACATTAAACCTG AAAACATGATTGTATGCTTGGAAGACGTGGACACAGGAAGATGCTTAAGCGAAATTCCCAATGGGGATAGACAAAATCATCTAAAAAT GCGGATTATTGATTTTGGCAGTGCAATTGATGATTTCACCATGAAGCATCTTTATGGATCTGGGCCAACTAG ATCTGAACAGACCTTTGAGTACACTCCACCAGAAGCTTTACTTAATGCGAGCTGGTTTCAGGGGCCAAAAAGCGTAACACTGAA GTATGACATGTGGAGTGTGGGAGTTGTGATGCTAGAGTTAATTTTAGGATCCCCTCATGTTTTTGAGATAAATGATCGTACCCGTGCTCTGTTGGACCAGCATCTTGAAGGTTGGAGTGAGCATACCAAGGAGCTTGCATATAA ATTGAGATCGTACATGGAGTTGTGCATTTTAATACCTGGAATTTCTCCACAACATTATCCAACTGGTGTTAAAAAAGGCCAT GTTGGTGTTTCGCCTGCTTCTTGGAAATGTTCTGAAGAGTCTTTTTCACTTCAAGTGAAAAGTAGAGATCCTCTTAAACTGGG CTTTCAAGATGTTTGGGCATTGCGATTAGTACGCCAGTTGTTAGTATGGCATCCT GAAGATCGGTTGAGTGTTGATGAAGCTCTGCGCCATCCTTACTTTCAGCCACATTATTAA
- the LOC135601132 gene encoding uncharacterized protein LOC135601132 isoform X2: MYVHRFLFYGFIFLRSISLSFGESLTCLAVYREGGAPAVFQSPKCPRWTLLADDDRRRPPPNCQAALHQGRRRSQEDRIVCALGMRIPFIGRTGIKELDVGLVAVFDGHNGAEASDMASKLLVEYFLLHLYFLLDGIYSVVLKKSNDKLTYGENSMVFEIVSLEKTENWHFPNPERSNWIPARIFDRTFHMEILKESLLRTIQDIDATFSKETLQKNLESGSTATVVLIVDGDVLAANVGDSKALLCTEGLRHHNRKGNLSRINRQRRSKNAIFPVGQNGQLELATNGGPNYFVKELTVDHHADREDERSRIEAAGGYVVEWAGVVRVNGELAVSRAIGDMAFKNYGVVSTPEMTDWQQITRNDSYLIAASDGVFEKLTMQEVCDLLWYEKLKANVKAEYIHSVTYTLADLLVNTAFERGTMDNMAIVVIPLKSSGTFVENVFDVDETSDLSLLELQKKLANDAINTRLVPMEYYNNIASKFDRFLVETEQRRLGCFYLSENLNEDMDYVFQGPKESQKGGEHGLYQSLLDSDMSYHSGGPLERYKDQKLCWHFGIHDGDRGQCTSPDVFAKFLGLLDSIPYSDIRPDSSESFAYKIPNFRYVLKRRFDRGSYGEVWLAFHWNCSQDSDIYNSSHKNLYHFASSLHMDTSKCNMSASSKTSNRHCSTDQRDSNLFILKRIMVERGTNAYLSGLREKYFGELFSNASTSLGGSITETPTTFSVDIQSDFSDLLQKNMSDNDEVDDIFDSTNTYARNYGAMPISYEEGLKHIARYVESFESESKELWLVFSNEGMSLSKLIYTAEESKSFTDNERDEKVRNVRVLRPSSWWHWLRTTEAGQNEMKDLIWQLLLALKACHDRNVTHRDIKPENMIVCLEDVDTGRCLSEIPNGDRQNHLKMRIIDFGSAIDDFTMKHLYGSGPTRSEQTFEYTPPEALLNASWFQGPKSVTLKYDMWSVGVVMLELILGSPHVFEINDRTRALLDQHLEGWSEHTKELAYKLRSYMELCILIPGISPQHYPTGVKKGHVGVSPASWKCSEESFSLQVKSRDPLKLGFQDVWALRLVRQLLVWHPEDRLSVDEALRHPYFQPHY, from the exons ATGTACGTTCATCGCTTCCTTTTCTACGGATTCATCTTCCTCCGCTCGATTTCGCTGTCCTTCGGTGAATCCCTCACATGCCTCGCCGTCTATAGGGAGGGCGGCGCCCCCGCCGTCTTCCAATCGCCCAAGTGCCCGCGGTGGACCCTCCTCGCCGATGATGACCGCCGCCGCCCGCCGCCGAATTGCCAGGCGGCGTTGCACCAGGGGCGGCGGCGGTCCCAGGAGGACCGCATCGTCTGCGCCCTTGGCATGAGGATCCCCTTCATTG GTAGAACAGGAATCAAGGAGCTTGATGTTGGACTAGTAGCTGTTTTTGATGGACACAATGGGGCTGAGGCTAGTGATATGGCTTCCAAGCTTTtggttgaatactttcttctccaCCTCTATTTTCTTTTGGATGGGATATACTCAGTGGTTCTAAAGAAATCTAATGACAAGTTGACATATGGAGAAAACAGCATGGTTTTTGAAATTGTTAGTCTCGAGAAAACAGAGAACTGGCACTTTCCCAATCCAGAAAG GTCCAACTGGATACCAGCTAGAATTTTTGACAGGACTTTTCATATGGAAATACTAAAGGAATCATTGTTGAGGACAATCCAGGATATTGATGCAACATTTTCCAAGGAAA CTTTGCAGAAAAATCTCGAGTCGGGTTCTACTGCCACTGTTGTTCTGATAGTTGATGGTGATGTTTTAGCTGCTAATGTTGGTGACTCAAAAGCTCTTTTGTGTACTGAGGGTTTGCGGCATCATAATCGAAAAG GTAATTTGTCAAGGATAAATCGACAAAGGAGAAGTAAAAATGCCATATTTCCTGTTGGTCAGAATGGACAACTGGAGTTGGCAACCAATGGTGGACCAAATTATTTTGTTAAGGAGCTCACAGTGGACCATCATGCTGACAGAGAAGACGAAAGAAGCCGAATTGAAGCTGCTGGTGGATACGTTGTTGAGTGGGCTGGTGTGGTTCGGGTCAATGGTGAGCTGGCTGTATCTCGGGCTATAGGTGATATGGCTTTTAAAAA TTATGGTGTGGTCTCTACACCCGAGATGACAGATTGGCAACAGATAACAAGAAATGACAGTTATTTGATTGCGGCATCTGATGGAGTCTTTGAAAAGCTGACCATGCAAGAAGTTTGTGATCTGTTATGGTATGAGAAACTAAAAGCTAATGTGAAGGCGGAGTATATTCACAGTGTGACATACACTTTAGCTGATCTTTTAGTGAACACTGCTTTTGAAAGGGGTACCATGGACAACATGGCAATTGTAGTCATTCCTTTGAAATCTTCTGGGACTTTTGTGGAAAATGTGTTTGATGTAGATGAAACCTCTGACTTGTCATTGTTGGAATTGCAGAAAAAATTAG CAAATGATGCAATTAATACACGCCTTGTACCAATGGAGTACTACAACAACATCGCATCGAAGTTTGATCGGTTTTTG GTTGAAACAGAACAGAGAAGACTTGGTTGCTTTTATCTGTCGGAAAATCTGAATGAGGACATGGATTATGTTTTCCAAGGACCGAAAGAATCTCAAAAAGGTGGAGAGCATGGCTTATATCAGTCATTACTTGACTCAGATATGTCATATCACA GTGGAGGGCCTTTAGAACGTTATAAAGACCAAAAGTTATGCTGGCACTTCGGGATCCACGATGGAGACAGAGGTCAATGTACTAGTCCTGATGTGTTTGCTAAGTTTCTGGGTTTGCTAGACTCAATTCCTTACAGTGATATCAGACCCGACTCTTCAGAATCATTTGCATACAAAATACCCAATTTCAG GTATGTCTTAAAGAGGAGGTTTGATCGTGGATCATATGGCGAAGTTTGGTTGGCCTTTCATTGGAATTGTTCCCAGGATAGTGATATATACAACAGCAGCCATAAAAACTTGTATCATTTTGCTTCGAGTCTGCATATGGATACATCTAAGTGCAATATGAGTGCAAGTTCTAAAACATCCAATAGACATTGCTCTACTGATCAGAGGGACAGCAATTTGTTCATTCTGAAGCGGATAATG GTGGAGAGAGGGACCAATGCTTACCTGAGTGGACTGCGTGAAAAGTACTTTGGAGAACTTTTTTCAAATGCTTCTACGTCTCTAGGGGGTTCAATTACAGAAACACCAACAACCTTTTCTGTAGATATACAATCTGATTTCTCTGATCTTTTGCAAAAGAACATGTCAGATAATGATGAGGTGGATGATATCTTTGATTCAACAAATACTTACGCTAGGAATTATGGAGCAATGCCGATAAGCTATGAAGAAGGTTTAAAACATATAGCTAGATATGTAGAATCATTTGAGTCAGAATCAAAAGAATTATGGCTTGTTTTTAGCAATGAAGGAATGTCTCTATCAAAGCTGATATATACAGCAGAAGAATCAAAATCATTCACCGATAATGAAAGGGATGAAAAAGTGAGGAATGTTAGAGTACTACGTCCTTCTTCCTGGTGGCACTGGTTAAGGACGACAGAAGCAGGACAAAACGAAATGAAAGACCTCATATGGCAGCTG TTACTGGCTCTCAAAGCTTGTCATGATCGCAATGTCACCCATAGAGACATTAAACCTG AAAACATGATTGTATGCTTGGAAGACGTGGACACAGGAAGATGCTTAAGCGAAATTCCCAATGGGGATAGACAAAATCATCTAAAAAT GCGGATTATTGATTTTGGCAGTGCAATTGATGATTTCACCATGAAGCATCTTTATGGATCTGGGCCAACTAG ATCTGAACAGACCTTTGAGTACACTCCACCAGAAGCTTTACTTAATGCGAGCTGGTTTCAGGGGCCAAAAAGCGTAACACTGAA GTATGACATGTGGAGTGTGGGAGTTGTGATGCTAGAGTTAATTTTAGGATCCCCTCATGTTTTTGAGATAAATGATCGTACCCGTGCTCTGTTGGACCAGCATCTTGAAGGTTGGAGTGAGCATACCAAGGAGCTTGCATATAA ATTGAGATCGTACATGGAGTTGTGCATTTTAATACCTGGAATTTCTCCACAACATTATCCAACTGGTGTTAAAAAAGGCCAT GTTGGTGTTTCGCCTGCTTCTTGGAAATGTTCTGAAGAGTCTTTTTCACTTCAAGTGAAAAGTAGAGATCCTCTTAAACTGGG CTTTCAAGATGTTTGGGCATTGCGATTAGTACGCCAGTTGTTAGTATGGCATCCT GAAGATCGGTTGAGTGTTGATGAAGCTCTGCGCCATCCTTACTTTCAGCCACATTATTAA